A portion of the Drosophila sechellia strain sech25 chromosome 2R, ASM438219v1, whole genome shotgun sequence genome contains these proteins:
- the LOC6608345 gene encoding nucleolar GTP-binding protein 1 → MSLYNFKKIMVVPPAKDFIDIMLSKTQRKTPTVVHKGYKISRIRAFYTRKVKYTQQNFHDRLSQIIQDFPKLDDVHPFYADLMNVLYDKDHYKLALGQLNTARHLVDNVAKDYVRLLKYGDSLYRCKQLKKAALGRMATIMKRQASNLTYLEQVRQHLSRLPTIDPYSRTIIICGFPNVGKSSFINKITRADVEVQPYAFTTKSLYVGHTDYKYLRWQVIDTPGILDHPLEERNVIEMQAITALAHLRACVLYFMDISEQCGHSLEEQVKLFESIKPLFTNKPLILAINKIDILTPEDLPEERRAIITKLQEDKNIPVMLMSTVQETGVMEVKTEACERLLSYRVDQKMRTKKVDNILNRLHVAMPAPRDDKLRSPCIPEKASARLLQNADKAERKRKLEKEIEEEMGDDYTLDLKKNYSQIPDEERYDIIPEFWQGHNIADYIDADIFDKLEELEREEGLREESGVYTVPDMTMDETLKEIREIAKQIRGKRFELRDEKRLSSRKNKPVIPRNKQPKVRDRSVQKLVSTMEGLGVDMSGSENANFTKSVVDLRRGQVAVGSKKVPMQPLLDKESSAVVRKTGMPLKRAPSRDTLGIKNLAIRKKAQIMAKRDIAKKVTSRGLKGEADRFIGTKMPKHLFSGKRGNGKTDRR, encoded by the exons ATGAGTCTGTACAACTTCAAAAAGATCATGGTGGTTCCGCCAGCAAAG GACTTCATCGACATTATGCTGTCGAAGACACAGCGCAAGACCCCGACGGTGGTCCACAAGGGCTACAAGATATCCAGAATCCGGGCGTTCTACACGCGCAAGGTGAAGTACACGCAGCAGAACTTCCACGATCGCTTGTCGCAGATCATTCAGGACTTCCCCAAGCTGGACGACGTGCATCCTTTCTACGCCGACTTGATGAACGTGCTGTACGACAAGGATCATTACAAGCTGGCGCTGGGTCAGCTCAACACAGCGAGGCATTTGGTGGACAA TGTGGCCAAGGACTACGTGCGCCTGCTGAAGTACGGTGACTCGCTCTATCGCTGCAAGCAGTTGAAGAAAGCTGCCCTGGGTCGCATGGCCACCATTATGAAGCGACAGGCCTCCAACCTGACGTATCTGGAGCAAGTGCGCCAGCATCTCTCGCGTCTACCCACCATCGATCCCTATTCGCGTACCATCATCATCTGCGGTTTCCCCAACGTGGGCAAGTCCTCGTTCATCAACAAGATCACCCGCGCCGATGTGGAGGTGCAGCCCTACGCCTTCACCACCAAATCCCTGTACGTGGGACACACAGACTACAAATACCTGCGCTGGCAGGTCATTGACACACCCGGCATCCTGGATCATCCCCTGGAGGAGCGCAATGTGATCGAAATGCAAGCCATCACTGCCTTGGCTCATCTGCGCGCCTGCGTCCTGTACTTCATGGACATCTCCGAGCAGTGCGGACACTCCTTGGAGGAACAGGTCAAGCTTTTCGAGAGCATCAAGCCTTTGTTTACAAACAAACCCCTCATCCTGGCCATCAACAAGATCGATATTCTAACACCAGAGGATCTGCCAGAGGAGCGACGGGCGATTATCACCAAGCTGCAGGAGGACAAGAACATTCCCGTAATGCTCATGTCCACCGTACAGGAAACCGGTGTCATGGAGGTGAAAACCGAGGCCTGTGAGCGTTTGCTCTCGTACCGTGTGGACCAGAAGATGCGCACGAAGAAGGTGGACAACATCCTAAACCGCTTGCATGTGGCCATGCCAGCGCCGCGAGATGACAAACTTCGTTCACCCTGCATCCCAGAAAAGGCCTCGGCGCGCCTGCTACAGAATGCCGACAAGGCAGAGCGCAAGCGCAAGCTGGAGAAGGAGATCGAGGAGGAGATGGGCGACGACTACACGCTGGACCTCAAGAAGAACTACAGCCAAATCCCCGACGAGGAGCGCTACGACATTATTCCAGAGTTCTGGCAGGGTCACAACATTGCCGACTACATCGATGCCGACATCTTCGAcaagctggaggagctggagcgCGAGGAGGGACTGCGGGAGGAGAGCGGCGTCTACACAGTGCCCGATATGACCATGGACGAGACGCTCAAGGAGATCCGTGAGATAGCCAAGCAAATCCGTGGCAAGCGCTTCGAGCTACGCGACGAAAAGCGACTGTCGTCGCGAAAGAACAAGCCAGTCATCCCACGAAACAAGCAGCCCAAGGTGCGCGACCGTTCCGTACAGAAGCTGGTGTCGACGATGGAGGGCCTGGGTGTGGACATGTCCGGCAGTGAGAACGCCAACTTCACCAAGTCCGTGGTGGATCTGCGTCGTGGCCAGGTGGCAGTTGGCTCCAAGAAGGTGCCCATGCAGCCGCTGCTCGACAAGGAGTCCTCTGCGGTGGTCAGGAAGACTGGTATGCCTCTGAAGCGGGCGCCGTCGCGCGACACACTGGGCATCAAGAACTTGGCCATTCGCAAGAAGGCACAGATCATGGCCAAGCGGGATATTGCCAAGAAGGTCACAAGCAGGGGTCTCAAGGGCGAGGCGGATCGCTTCATCGGCACCAAGATGCCAAAGCATTTGTTCTCCGGCAAGCGTGGAAATGGCAAGACGGATCGCCGTTAA
- the LOC6608344 gene encoding dynein light chain 1, axonemal isoform X2, translated as MSTNMIEKIFGLSGMKCLKVLSLSRNYIKQISGLEAVAETLEELWLSYNLIEKIKGLTGLKCLKVLYISNNLIKDWSEFNRLAEIESLEDLVVVGNPLSEGLDEPTWRAECIKRLPTIRKLDGEPVVLNEEPQL; from the exons ATGTCCACGAATATGATTGAGAAGATATTCGGCTTATCGGGCATGAAGTGCCTCAAGGTTTTGTCCCTATCACGAAACTACATTAAGCAGATATCCGGACTG GAGGCGGTGGCTGAAACTCTGGAGGAGCTTTGGCTCAGCTACAATCTAATCGAGAAAATTAAGGGCTTGACTGGTCTGAAATGCCTAAAGGTGCTCTATATAAGCAACAATTTGATCAAGGACTGGTCGGAATTCAATCGCCTGGCCGAGATCGAATCTCTCGAAGATCTAGTGGTGGTGGGCAATCCCCTATCCGAGGGATTGGACGAGCCCACGTGGCGGGCGGAGTGCATCAAGAGGCTGCCCACCATCCGCAAACTGGACGGAGAACCAGTCGTGCTCAACGAGGAGCCGCAGCTTTAA
- the LOC6608347 gene encoding dolichyl-diphosphooligosaccharide--protein glycosyltransferase subunit 4 has translation MITDMQLAIFSNVLGVFLFLLVVAYHYINANTGKPSAKAK, from the exons ATGATCACCGACATGCAACTGGCCATTTTCTCCAACGTTCTGGGcgtgtttctgtttctgctgGTGGTTGCCTACCATTATATTAATGCCAATACCGGAAA GCCCAGCGCCAAGGCAAAATGA
- the LOC6608346 gene encoding protein lethal(2)k10201 produces the protein MDSEAAGDAFLYREEILRILSEVPAGFIKPTDPPVPSLPPFKKLGVLVDIDDIVGEQDATAGIRDNIDKEQSYSCVECRKMLPTAHLLDLHITEQHDCYFAASVERGDKPMFSCFLEECTVKFHTARQRKDHCIITHKLPANYRFDHSKNSGKQKHQAKSKPNSMEVDEVTEETKSLPYVKAFSFGHQTQRSFYTRKDQKSGETLDNVQAMKEAINDILD, from the coding sequence ATGGATTCGGAAGCTGCGGGAGATGCATTTCTCTACAGAGAGGAAATCTTAAGGATACTGAGTGAAGTGCCAGCGGGATTCATAAAGCCCACGGATCCGCCCGTACCAAGCTTGCCGCCCTTCAAAAAACTCGGCGTTCTCGTGGACATCGATGACATCGTGGGCGAGCAGGATGCGACGGCAGGGATCAGGGACAACATTGATAAGGAGCAGAGCTACAGCTGCGTAGAATGCCGAAAAATGCTGCCCACTGCCCATTTACTGGACCTGCACATCACCGAACAGCACGATTGCTATTTTGCCGCCAGCGTGGAGCGCGGTGACAAGCCCATGTTTTCCTGCTTTCTGGAGGAGTGCACCGTCAAGTTTCATACTGCCCGGCAGCGCAAGGACCACTGCATCATAACGCACAAGCTTCCGGCGAACTATCGCTTTGATCATAGCAAGAATAGTGGAAAACAGAAGCATCAAGCCAAAAGCAAACCCAACTCCATGGAGGTGGACGAGGTGACAGAGGAAACTAAAAGTTTGCCCTACGTCAAGGCCTTCAGCTTTGGACACCAAACGCAGAGGAGTTTCTACACCCGCAAGGATCAGAAATCTGGCGAAACCCTGGACAATGTCCAGGCCATGAAGGAGGCCATTAACGACATCCTCGATTAG
- the LOC6608344 gene encoding dynein light chain 1, axonemal isoform X1, which translates to MSKATTIKEALKRWEEREQQNSLTAKVIDLQFQWPPIEKMDSTLGTLVQCERISMSTNMIEKIFGLSGMKCLKVLSLSRNYIKQISGLEAVAETLEELWLSYNLIEKIKGLTGLKCLKVLYISNNLIKDWSEFNRLAEIESLEDLVVVGNPLSEGLDEPTWRAECIKRLPTIRKLDGEPVVLNEEPQL; encoded by the exons ATGTCCAAAGCCACCACAATTAAGGAGGCTCTGAAGCGCTGGGAGGAGCGGGAGCAGCAAAATTCCCTGACTGCCAAGGTTATTGATCTGCAGTTCCAGTGGCCACCCATCGAGAAAATGGACAGCACATTGGGTACGCTGGTGCAGTGCGA AAGAATCAGTATGTCCACGAATATGATTGAGAAGATATTCGGCTTATCGGGCATGAAGTGCCTCAAGGTTTTGTCCCTATCACGAAACTACATTAAGCAGATATCCGGACTG GAGGCGGTGGCTGAAACTCTGGAGGAGCTTTGGCTCAGCTACAATCTAATCGAGAAAATTAAGGGCTTGACTGGTCTGAAATGCCTAAAGGTGCTCTATATAAGCAACAATTTGATCAAGGACTGGTCGGAATTCAATCGCCTGGCCGAGATCGAATCTCTCGAAGATCTAGTGGTGGTGGGCAATCCCCTATCCGAGGGATTGGACGAGCCCACGTGGCGGGCGGAGTGCATCAAGAGGCTGCCCACCATCCGCAAACTGGACGGAGAACCAGTCGTGCTCAACGAGGAGCCGCAGCTTTAA
- the LOC6608343 gene encoding LOW QUALITY PROTEIN: probable multidrug resistance-associated protein lethal(2)03659 (The sequence of the model RefSeq protein was modified relative to this genomic sequence to represent the inferred CDS: deleted 2 bases in 1 codon) produces the protein MENHSFSESKFDLDSGRENTSTKESSLLENRSRDESLLPSNPPPLICRKCFELGHQTENCKQERTVCSKVNSAQNEKDGEVLPENPRERSNFISSLCFWYTIPIFRKGCKKTLDSTDLYRPLEEQKSDILGNKLCASWERELKNDRGTPSLLRALLRVFGWQMGFPGLAIFLVELGLRTLQPIFLVKLISYFSGDPDAANAGFHYAVTQIATSALSVMIFTPTMFGIHHVCFKMRVAMGSMIFRKALRLTKGALGDTTSGHVVNLISNDIPRLDSALYFVHYLWVGPLQVLVITYLMYQEIGISAVFGVLFMLLFMPIHLYLGTMTSALQLKAAERTDNRIRMVNEIISAIQVLKMYAWEQPFEQMVTQAREKEMNTIRQGQYITGFGFACRIVLSRVAIFLSLVGYVILGKVFTPEIAFMITAYYNVLLAAMSIYVPSAIIQTAQFLTSIRRVEQFMQSEELSSSDKSEGPFKDTVADPPYILLESAISIRDLKAKWDPNSPDYTLSGINLQIKPGSVVAVIGLTGSGKSSLIQAILGELKAESGQLKVNGSLSYSSQEAWLFSGTVRQNILFGQPMDSQRYEEVVKKCALERDFDLLPLRDHTIVGERGASLSGGQRARISLARSVYRKASIYLLDDPLSAVDASVARHLFKQCVRGHLRGSTVVLVTHQEQFLQHVDQIVIFANGQIKAVGDYESLLKTGLITSLGSLSKTDNHEEQEPSKLSCPDNKNEITPIEENYEQTVGGSNSGKEHVERLESGGISPALYRKYFQAGIVLPGGLVAFLVMLSSSVLAQVAVTGGDYFLSYWVKKEGSYTAQGEMENVDSKSMDLYKYTLIIILAVIMNLSSSILLFNIAKKASIRLHNTIFKRVTRATMHFFSINKHGSILNRFTKDMSQVDEVLPVVLVDVMQIALWLAGILIVIANVNPLLLVPTLILSVIFYHLRNLYLKTSRDLKRVEAKNRSPVYSHLAASLNGLTTIRAQDAQRVLEKEFDSYQDAHSSAFFMYISTSKAFGYSMNCICVIYISIITLSFFAFPPGNGADVGLLITQAMVLIDMVQWGVRQTAELENTMTAVERVVEYESIEPEGMLEATDDKKPPKTWPEQGEIVFEELSLRYTPDAKAENVLKSLSFVIQPREKVGIVGRTGAGKSSLINALFRLSYTDGSVLIDTRDTRQMGLHDLRRQISIIPQEPVLFSGTMRYNLDPFDEYSDEKLWGCLEEVKLKDVVSDLPDGLASKISEGGTNFSVGQRQLVCLARAILRENRILVMDEATANVDLQTDGLIQATIRSKFRDCTVLTIAHRLHTIIDSDKVMVMDAGRVVEFGSPYELLTKSDSKVFHNLVNQSGRATYEGLLKIAQETFESS, from the exons ATGGAAAACCATTCTTTTTCGGAATCAAAATTCGATTTAGATTCAGGAAGAGAGAATACATCAACTAAAGAATCTTCACTTCTGGAGAACCGTAGCAGAGATGAATCTCTATTACCTAGCAATCCTCCGCCTCTTATATGCCGAAAATGCTTCGAGCTTGGACACCAAACCGAAAACTGCAAACAAGAACGTACAGTCTGCTCAAAAGTTAATTCTGCTCAGAATGAAAAGG ATGGAGAAGTCCTTCCGGAAAATCCCCGAGAGCGATCGAATTTTATATCGTCATTATGCTTTTG GTATACCATACCTATATTTCGTAAGGGTTGCAAGAAAACATTGGACTCAACGGATCTTTATAGACCCTTGGAGGAGCAAAAGTCGG ATATACTTGGCAACAAGTTGTGTGCCTCTTGGGAGCGAGAATTAAAAAATGACCGAGGAACCCCAAGCCTCCTCAGAGCTCTGCTGCGGGTTTTTGGCTGGCAAATGGGATTCCCTGGCCTGGCAATTTTCCTTGTGGAACTGGGACTACGCACTCTGCAGCCCATCTTCTTGGTGAAGCTCATATCGTACTTTTCTGGGGACCCAGACGCTGCCAATGCGGGATTTCACTATGCAGTAACTCAGATCGCAACCAGTGCCCTTAGTGTGATGATTTTTACTCCAACCATGTTCGGCATCCATCATGTGT GCTTTAAGATGCGGGTGGCCATGGGCAGCATGATCTTCCGGAAGGCGCTGCGTCTGACCAAGGGGGCACTGGGCGACACTACATCCGGCCATGTGGTCAATCTGATTTCCAACGACATTCCGCGCCTGGACAGCGCACTCTACTTCGTTCACTATCTGTGGGTGGGGCCGCTTCAAGTTCTGGTCATCACATACCTGATGTATCAGGAG ATTGGTATCTCCGCCGTATTCGGGGTGCTGTTCATGCTGCTCTTCATGCcaatacatttgtatctggGTACGATGACCTCTGCGCTCCAACTGAAGGCAGCCGAACGGACGGACAATCGGATTCGGATGGTGAATGAAATAATCTCCGCCATTCAGGTGCTGAAAATGTACGCCTGGGAGCAGCCGTTTGAGCAGATGGTCACCCAGGCTCGCGAGAAGGAGATGAACACTATTCGCCAAGGACAATACATAACAGGATTTGGTTTCGCCTGCAGAATCGTCCTCTCACGAGTGGCCATCTTCCTCAGCTTGGTTGGCTACGTGATCTTGGGAAAGGTTTTCACGCCGGAAATCGCCTTTATGATAACAGCCTACTACAACGTACTGCTGGCCGCCATGTCCATATATGTACCTTCCGCTATCATCCAGACTGCCCAATTCCTGACCTCCATCAGACGCGTGGAGCAGTTTATGCAGTCTGAAGAGCTGAGTAGTTCGGACAAAAGTGAAGGTCCGTTCAAGGATACGGTAGCTGATCCACCATACATTCTTCTGGAATCAGCTATCTCCATACGAGACTTGAAGGCCAAATGGGATCCCAATTCACCAGACTACACGCTTAGTGGGATTAACCTACAGATTAAACCCGGCAGTGTGGTGGCCGTAATCGGACTGACTGGGTCTGGAAAATCTAGTCTCATCCAGGCTATTCTCGGCGAGCTGAAAGCGGAGTCCGGTCAGTTGAAAGTAAATGGCTCCTTGTCTTACTCCTCCCAGGAGGCGTGGCTCTTCTCCGGCACTGTCCGCCAGAATATCCTATTTGGCCAACCGATGGACAGCCAGCGGTACGAAGAGGTAGTAAAGAAGTGCGCCCTGGAGCGGGATTTCGATCTGCTTCCCTTAAGGGATCATACTATAGTTGGAGAGCGCGGAGCATCCCTGTCGGGTGGGCAGAGGGCCAGGATCAGTTTGGCGAGAAGTGTATATCGGAAGGCGTCCATCTACCTCCTGGATGATCCACTGAGCGCAGTAGACGCCAGCGTAGCACGTCATCTATTCAAGCAGTGCGTACGAGGCCATCTGCGCGGAAGCACCGTAGTTCTGGTTACCCACCAAGAGCAGTTCCTTCAGCACGTCGATCAGATTGTCATCTTCGCGAATGGACAAATCAAAGCTGTGGGCGACTATGAGTCGCTACTCAAAACGGGCCTTATCACTAGTCTGGGAAGTCTATCAAAGACAGATAATCACGAGGAGCAGGAACCATCGAAACTTAGTTGCCCCGAcaataaaaacgaaatcaCTCCCATCGAAGAAAACTACGAGCAGACCGTCGGAGGTTCCAACTCGGGAAAGGAGCACGTGGAGCGCCTGGAATCAGGTGGCATCAGTCCGGCCTTGTACAGGAAGTACTTCCAGGCGGGA ATTGTACTTCCAGGTGGATTGGTGGCTTTCCTTGTCATGCTGAGCAGCTCTGTGTTGGCCCAGGTGGCTGTCACTGGAGGTGACTACTTTCTTAGTTATTG GGTCAAAAAGGAGGGCTCTTATACTGCCCAAGGCGAAATGGAGAATGTGGACTCGAAAAGCATGGACTTATACAAATACACACTGATCATAATATTGGCCGTTATCATGAATTTGTCGTCGTCGATTCTGTTATTTAATATCGCCAAAAAAGCATCTATTCGATTGCACAACACCATATTCAAAAGGGTTACTCGAGCTACCATGCATTTCTTTAGCATTAATAAGCATGGAAGCATTCTAAACCGCTTTACCAAGGACATGAGCCAAGTAGACGAGGTCCTTCCCGTGGTCCTGGTGGATGTGATGCAGATTGCGCTTTGGCTAGCCGGAATACTGATCGTTATAGCCAATGTCAACCCGCTGCTGTTGGTTCCAACACTCATACTGTCCGTAATTTTCTATCATCTGCGCAACTTATATCTGAAAACCTCGAGGGACTTGAAGCGCGTAGAAGCTAAAA ATCGATCTCCAGTTTACTCGCATTTGGCTGCTTCACTGAACGGACTAACCACCATCCGAGCCCAGGATGCCCAGCGCGTTCTGGAGAAGGAGTTCGATAGCTACCAGGATGCGCACAGCTCCGCATTTTTCATGTACATAAGTACCTCGAAGGCATTTGGTTATAGCATGAACTGCATATGTGTGATCTACATATCGATCATAACGCTCAGTTTCTTTGCCTTTCCTCCGGGCAACGGAGCTGATGTGGGTCTGCTCATAACACAG GCCATGGTACTGATCGACATGGTTCAGTGGGGAGTGCGTCAAACCGCCGAGCTGGAGAACACCATGACAGCCGTGGAAAGAGTGGTCGAGTATGAGAGCATTGAGCCGGAAGGGATGTTAGAAGCGACGGACGACAAGAAGCCACCCAAGACTTGGCCAGAACAGGGAGAGATCGTCTTTGAGGAACTAAGCCTTCGCTACACACCAGATGCGAAGGCGGAGAATGTGCTCAAGTCCCTCAGTTTCGTTATACAACCCAGGGAAAAAGTAGGCATAGTGGGTCGAACTGGGGCGGGTAAATCCTCGCTCATTAACGCCCTCTTCCGGCTCTCCTACACCGATGGATCCGTGCTTATAGACACGAGGGACACACGACAGATGGGTCTGCACGATCTGCGCCGCCAGATCTCGATTATACCCCAAGAGCCCGTGCTGTTCTCGGGTACCATGCGATACAACTTGGATCCCTTCGACGAGTACAGCGATGAGAAGCTGTGGGGCTGCCTGGAGGAGGTGAAGCTGAAGGATGTGGTGTCGGATCTGCCCGATGGCCTGGCCAGCAAAATCAGCGAGGGTGGAACCAATTTCAGTGTGGGTCAGCGCCAGTTGGTCTGCCTGGCCAGAGCAATTCTGCGAGAGAATCGCATCCTTGTGATGGACGAGGCCACGGCCAATGTGGATCTCCAAACGGATGGCCTCATCCAAGCAACCATTCGCAGCAAGTTCAGGGATTGCACTGTTCTGACCATAGCCCATCGATTGCACACCATCATCGATTCCGACAAGGTGATGGTTATGGACGCTGGCCGTGTTGTGGAGTTTGGATCGCCTTATGAACTGTTGACCAAATCGGACTCCAAGGTGTTTCACAACTTGGTCAATCAGTCTGGTCGAGCCACCTACGAGGGATTGCTGAAAATCGCCCAAGAG ACATTTGAATCCTCCTAA